The window tttaattactgataaaatattattgtacatgtaATGGGTATGTGCAGGTCCATCATCCGAGAGGTTCACAACAAGCTGGAGAAAAATCGCCGAGCCCATCTCAAGGAGTGTTTTGAAACCCTCAAAAAGCAGTTGCCTTCATCACCAGATGAGAAGAAGACTTCAAATCTCAGTATTCTCCACAACGCTATACGATACATAGCTGTAAGTAGTATTGTTAGTACTaatgtaaaatttgatttaataagcttttaaaatttaaaagtaaccaTGGCTTGTGGTGTCATTAACCCTTTTGAGGACCAGTTATGGGTGATCTATTACCTGTAGTAATacacaaaatacacattttagGACTGGTCTCATAATACCATCATGCTTATCACTGTAAAACATTGTCACACCTTAAAATTTGCGTAATATTTGTTTGCCCTAGATCTGACACTACGTTTTTGTCTCAATTAGAATGTTCAGTTCATCAAAGTTTTAGCTGAACGTTTAGGCCTCTCCTGCCAgttgtatataatacatttgatATAGTATGCTTAGATCAGTGATTATGTATACTGCCTAATTGATGTCAGATAACCATAACGgaactacttttaaaatttaatactatataataagtgactttttgatatacatttttgtattaagaaaTTATTGTTCCAACAAAAAAACTGGATATATTAATTTGTTGTGTTTGACTTTATTCCAACTAATTAACCTGTAGTACATTTCAGGTGTTAAAGCGGAAAGAAAGAGAATATGAACATGAGATGGAAAAGCTTGCACGGGAGAAGATTGCACATCAACAAAAATTGGTGACTCTCAAGAAAGAGCTGAGTGCACAGTGGGAACACATTGACTTCAACACTCTACTCCCTGAGGTGGTGGAACCTGAGCCTAGGAGGATTAGTGAGTACAACTGAAGCAATATTTATCCTGAGTACTGAGCACCTAGCCTTCTCTGTACAAACTTAATTCTGTACTTcacttttagtaaatttttaccCTAGAACTGGTCAGAGatccatagttaattttttagatgtttaaaaCACAACACGACTGCGTTTGCTGGCCTAGGATTTTTCTGAATAATTATTCATATCCTAATACacttcatgtatataaaataaacaaagtaaatctTGTCACTCACCAGGTTTTGGTAATATCTTCTACATATGCTCGACAGAAACAGAATAACATGCTTACATTATCTAGTGGCAGCAAAGCagataactatttattaatgtttaatttactgTTTTGTCACTAAGTAAACCATCACTTGTCAAACAACGCAGTAGATATCTCGTCAGCAACCTTTTTTTGGTACATATCCAGTGTTGAGATAACTCATGAAGAGccattaaaaacagttttacaaaatttcatttctacaattTTTCTATAGTTGCACTAAAATgctgtataaaaaatatgtttattttgtacagttaaatatatatatatatatatatatatatatatatatatatatatatacatatatatatatattgcatattaGGTATTGTAGAATCATAATTTAAATGTCAATTTAAAGGCAAGATATTTTTATGCtcggaaaaaatatataaattataatttaattatagttttattaaatttttaagtaatttataaaactgtttattattttgatttttctattttatacagggtgtaacaagaaggttgggctggctatgcattttcagattttatgtgtgattctaagctaaaaatgaaggataacttttttccaatttccatttcgtttagctgctagccgccattttgtattttatattaacaaattattatctccaAAACTAGTAaaactaaagaaaccaaatttggcacataggtttaaatgggtaagaggaaaataaaaaaaataattgtgttattttcttttatataaactaaatggcatttgttgaaaatttgtaaagtcaaataacaaaaacaccagtatagttataaaaaatgtactagacaccaactatttggagaattttTTTGCAATTCCAATGGTACTAATTTCAACAAAATCCACCAAGGCATAAGCGTAACACTTCAAAGTTACGCTTGTACAAGCCACAAGCAGCAAATATTTTGTCCTCTGATAGGCACCAGCTCTaaaacgaagtggaaattggaataaaagttattcttcatttttagcttagaatcatacagagaatttgaaaatacatagccagcccaacctttttgttacactctgtactgtatatttaaaaaaaaaaacaaaaaactctcatgggaaactttataattttttaaattatgtattattaacctatgttagaaattttaatgaaatctaatgtaaattgaataaaatttataagatttgttGAAAAAGTGCCgtaagtataaacataaaaaacatatttaaataatggattatagtagtaaatatatgtttatgaataaaataagaacttacatttgaatgtggtacattgtttttgatcagtctttgaaataataaaaatattaatactgcaGTAAAACCCTCGTTAATTAAACTTCTGTTAACCGAAACGGTTCCATGAATGATAATGTGTATATTAATAACCgagcaatataatttatatgtgtgCGTGACTCATTGCTATAGTGACATGCTAGGTAAATAGAGTGTCCTTGAGATGATTCACCCTCCTCTTTCAACAACCACTGTTGCGCAGCACCATAGTGCGTTACTGTTCGCCACTGCTATTAGTCATCTCCCCTGCTCCTGCTACCATTCCTAAAGCATAACTTACAgaaattgtttttacttaattCATTTCTCCTATGCAACCAttctaatagtattttaaatgtaattgggTTAATTGAAAATTTGGTTATCTGAAATGGCTACCTCCTCCCCTTTTATTTAGGTTAACAGGGGATTTGCTGTATTCACATGGCTTATTTACAAATAGTATGGAGTTATTTGAAAATGTGCTTTGTCAGGCAAGTGCAATGACAACCCTCATTGCAACTAGCTCACACAAATTTTGATCTTTTTatgaagacttaaaattttttgcTTAGAGTGCGTACTGACTGGTTTTTCTAATTTCCTGTAAGGGCAATAATGTCTACTAAATGGTTTGCTAACTTCTTTTTCGCATTTTCCTAGCCACTCTTCTGTAACACGTTCAACTAAGCTAACTATAAATGTATGGCTGGCCATTTTAGGGTTTTATGTTCTTTGTgcagttttcttaataaattacaTAGGAATTTCAAATCATCCTTGCAAAAAGATTAAAGGCTAATTTTCTCCAATACTTCATTGAACAACTCTCATCTAAGTAGCTATATAACATCATATCAGAGTTAACTCCACCCATGTACTAACCGTAATGTTTTTGCAGTTCATTGTTTGATATCACTAATAACCCTATAATAAATGGTTGCTTTTCAGATGTTTTTTTGCGATAGGCTAATATAACAACAGATCTAACTTTGAGTATACAGTACATTTTCTGGCCTACATCTTGtttctctttttttctttaagatgtacgagggctgttttttaagtaagagccgttctcccgtacacggtagtagttcgcgttcctgccgtaacgagcgtgcgccccgcctcccggcattcTTAGTGAACAACTTCATgccagttgcagctctgtagctaacctgtatgcattactgtggatctttaaaatgtttaagattatcgaatcacctgccgcgtgtgagattcggtcagtgatacgatttttgactgcaagaaacatgtcggctgctgacattcaccgtcagctttgtgaggtgtatggtgccaaggcaatgagtgaaggtaaagtgcggaaatgggtccgagaatttaaagatggccgcgaaaatatccacgatgaagatcgctcaggccggccatctgtgatcacgggagatttgattactgcagttgacgcaaaaattcatgaggaccgacggttcacaataaccactctctctatggaatttcctcaagtgtccaggtcagtactgtacaaaattgtgtcagaaaacctaaactttaaaaaattgtgctcaagatgggtacccaaactcctcactgaggatcacaaaaaaaagagattaagcagttctttgactttcttgacccgctacgacgaggaaggagacgacatgttgagtcgaattgtcacaggagatgaaacatgggtatcccatatcactcctgaatcaaagcaacagtccatggaatggcggcacacaacatctccagtcaaagtcaaagccaagcaaacgctgtcgcggcgcaaagttatggcaactgtgttctgggacaggcgcggtgttttgctagtggactttatgccgcgaggaatgacgattaactcagaagcctactgagcaaccctggccagtctccgacgcgccattcagaacaaaagacgcggcatgctgacaaagggaattctgctcctccacgacaatgcaaggcctcacaccgctgctcggacacaggaaatgatcgactcttttggctgggaagttttgaatcatctgccgtacagccccgaccttgctccgagcgatttccacctttttcgttacttgaaaaatcatcttggcgggaagcgctacaatgacgacgaagaagtcaagacggccgtgaactcctggttgtcagagcaggcggcagatttctttgaagagggatttcaaaacttagttttaagatatgataagtgccttaacaaacaaggcaactatgtagaaaaataaagaaaagtatgcagattctgaaaataaatgtattttgaaaaaaataattgttgtttatttacaaaaaaaaaacggcccttatttaaaaaacagccctcgtatccTGTTTTATCCGATTCCTCCTGTCAAAagtgtttgtttattgttcaaaTGTTCTATAAGGGTAAGGCTGGTATATGTTAGTAAATACCTGAAATCCTTGTTCCATATAGTTACAGTAAGATTCTTTTCCGTTCAGATTGACTAAAGGAACTTGACCAATATGATTTGATAGTAAAGGCACTTATTTCCTTTACTTTGATTGGGAGCTATGACATAATTCTACTTCTAGGAGATATGTCTGTTCCTACTTCACCTAGTGTCTGAGTTGCATACCTGCTTGGTTCTAAGACACAAATATTCAGCAGTGCctgtgtaaaaaatgttaaatatattctaTGGGTTTGGCACCAGAGAGTGGACATTGTTTTGGTCCCAAAGTTTCTGCATACTTGAAATTGTGTTCAAAAGTTTAGTCATTATTTTCTTAGATATTTTTCTACTTATATTCAGGCTGATCTCTAACTTCTTCATCACTACTCTCACTTTCACTTGAACTCAAGACTGGTCTCCCTAACCCTCTTGTTATATTAGGTAACCAGCTCTATGACTAACACTAGGCCTACCTCCTACTGAATAAACATTGTTTCTTTGATGTAGACTCACATAATTTTCAGGAGAATAATTTGGGTCTTCATcagtgttattaaatatttgaaatatataattaaatcattGTCACTATTGTATCATATTGTATCCTATCTTCACCCGTTTTTACCACTCCACCTTCTTCTGACAACTCATTATTTAGTTCTCTGTCTAACTCAGTCATGGCTATCATCATATAGACACAgttatttagttctttattttgtgtgtgtaaattatatcgttaaaatttgtaaataattgttgtatCCTATTGCCAGTCATGCATTACTAGCCACTCTGAAAAATATTGCTAATTAATGTTTCCGATTACAGATTgatgtttaacccttttactgccggccatttttttatcgtaccagtcaaaattgccaagggggaaaatcgctgttgtgcattcatttacaaaaaatgctgtatcttttttatttttcattagatttgcatgaatttttactttatttactcgtatttaaatgctgttttttaaataataaaaagaaattttaatttgaaacaaactcattatttaattttaaaaattatgtaaataaaaaataaataaaaaaataaaaattgtgtttggcatctgataatttatttttaaaattatactaaaattttgagcatgatatcattataaactagagcaattgcttagaacatataccaaatttgaaggtgctaccttgaaacatagctgcactatgaggattttcccaaaactggtaggcctcctctaggcctaccagtggaagttgaaggtaaacttatctgtgccacatccccctcactatctaataactcctcattatctgatggtaagatagtcaggatcgtcatcagtgtcatccacatcactttgattgtcatcaatagccctaacactaatatcGGCAtatgaatctgacaaattctgaaggaaatcgtcactcagttcgtcttgctcttgtacaccaccatcgattagactgttaattattgttccctcactcacaggagagttagatgtaactcttttactcattttatccttgatcaacaaaagtaacacttcaaaaaactttcgataacattgtaaacaacaacaatgaacgaagatttcagtaatctaacccgatcatctggttttgacagctgtctaggtagttcgtcaattctagtcaaagacgacgaaaatagaaatccaaagttcttcaaatggcttctttcattatcctttcctcctaaacaaccaaaataccgaatatttcggcatttgaacataacagtagccagtaacaataaaaaaaacagatgtccgacatatcggacgttggcgttttcggcaaaaatgccgacgtccgatatgtcggacgtcggcagtaaaagggttaagaatATAACAAAATGATGATGTGATATTTCgatcaaaaataatacaaaatagcaCATTCACTAACCTATTAATCAATTCttggaataaaaagtaaaatctaattcttattaattctattttaaaagcTTGAAAAGATGTAAAAATGTGATCATTTAGGAATAtgtttgcaattttttaataccTAATCATTTCAGTTGATCACAGTGAAATTAATTATACACATaacaacttaatgaacaaaaattatgcACACAAAATTGAGAAAACAAACTTGTCATTCATGATGTGTTTGTAACCCAACACATCTTATATGAATGCTTGAAGAGTGCAATATGAGCTTCGACTAAATCTGTTGAATGTCTAATAGATAAACTGACTTGATTTTGATAACTGTAATAGGGATTTgcataacaataattttctttgtttgagtttatttttgacaatggaaggctTGTGAAGGTAACAACAGTTTTCAAACATTTGTTATCATTCAGTGATACACAAATTTATTAACACTTTCATAATCAGTTGAATGTAAATATTGTAcgtatttgtgtgtatttttgtattgcaTAAATGATAAGTTGTGTTTGGTTGTACAGGTGACTTGATGAATGGACGGGCAGCGGAGACAGGCAGTGATGAGGACTTGGTCCGTACCAGCACACTGTACAGTAGCACTTCAAGTCTTTCCAGCGCCTCACCCCTCCACTCCGACTCTGTTACTCACCTTACTCAAGTGAGTTTTTGAATGAATATGTtgatttatttgacatattttattttcagtactaTTATTGTCACTTACTGACAGTTCTCTATGAAGACAATTTCTGTTGAGTAATTTTTGTAGAATTAGTTAAATCGTAATATTAATGAAACGCATTAAAtgcataatattgttttttattgataccttaaatatacaaaatattttaaagaaatttggaGGTTATGAGGAGATTTGTTTTGTTGGTTGGTTTCAGGAgttaaaaactgtaatacttAAAAAGCGTACTGCTGTCTTTCCACTAGGATTGGGAAGTGGAAAATTAGTAGGACAATCGAATTGGGTCATGTactctaaaaatgttttgtaacctATTTCAGGTGATTTATTCCTAAAGGCTGTGATTCTGTATCAGGAAGAAAGTAATAGTACcaagataaaacatattttaagtggAATGTCTAGATGTTATGAGCATAATCTGGCATTGCAATCAGTGTTGTTGTGACATGAAAAGAGATTTGATATGAATAAAAGACCCATTTGGATCACATATATGCAAGAAACGGTAAAAACTTGTTTGCAATGCAAGGCAACTGATGCCTTCACAGGTGCTAGGTACcactaataaaactaaatgatttatataaatgAGGAATCCTGTCATTCAATAAATTCGTGTCAGTGACCTGACTATGTTTTAGTGGTTTGAACAAAAATCTTTTGTTTCCATCTCTCAAAAGTTGTCTGAGAACCTGAAGTGAAAATTATGGTTCTCAAtcatttttagtaaaatgtttctattataaACACACAGTATGTGACAAAACCTAGTTACattgataactaaaaataaaatgttacaacattaaatttttactaaatttgtttatattagttgaaaattgatatattagcattttattaataaaatttttgttacagGCTCATAATGCATGTTCATAATCCATTTTATAATTGGCTCTATATAAGAGTTAAAAAATTCTTGGAAATATCAATTTCAGCACACCTGTTTCTTCTGTTCACTGTATCAATCACAGTGATTGGCTAAAGATGACATATTGTGGGATATTCTTTATCTTAATAAGCATAAGTTTTGAACTAAATTGATGGAacatgtttttcattttatttccaaatattgcATTTAGGggcataaaataaatcaaaatatgtacCAGTTTAGGACTTCCTGAATCCAATTAGATCAAATCAATATGATATCCagaatgtaaatatatgtttaatcgCTTGAAAACCTGTGTACTCCTAAGTGCATTATGTTTTCTAAGAGCACATGATTTGCACCTGCTATATTTCTtggataaaacattttctaactttGGTGCATCTTGTCAAGTACCATGTTTGAACCATCCTACTAATTTGTTCTCTACTAAAAATTGGATAGTAAAAAAAGTCGTTGTTAAtacttttatagatattttatctTGTTTGTAGTTTACTCCTCTGTGTAGTTGTCTGGCGTTTGGAGAGAAGTACAAACTGTGTTTTTTGTCATTAATCACAGAGTTGCAGTTgatgaaatgtatttttgttcattagtaaatattttagcaATTGTTTATACATGAATTGACAAAACACAGGTAGTACGCTAACACACGGTTCATTGATAACAACAAACTAACAAGGTCCGACACAGTTTTATTCCTTAAAATGCTTGCAAATACAATTACTTTGGTTtagtgaaaacataaaaaattgtttcacaATATGTAACAAAGTGGTTAATTCTGTATAAGAAATTAAAGGGTGATCACATGTTGTTATTTCTTTACAACTAGAAGGTAGGTTGTAACTGACTCACCACTTTAGTGACATCTTCATGGTAATCAGCAGGTGGTGAACAGTCCTGGACCTCCAAGCCTATTGATGAGTCCGATTCCACAGTTGCTGCCATCTACAACCATCCGAATGTTGCCCGCTGATACACACTTTGTACATTCTCACATACCCACCACAGGTATGTACATTGGTAGAGTAGAGTGAATATAGTCCCCCTCCCCAgcacaatatttacattattacaatctTGAAATAGTATTCTTTAGAAACAATTTGAAGATTACTCAAATCAATTCTTGGAAAAtaagcctgcatgggctatgtcTGTGCGCAGTCTCAAGTTACTACTGCTGAGTTAACGgactgaatattacaaatttgtgacattaaaaatataataagagaaGTAAAAATTGCTCCATGATAAAATTGAGCACTCTCATCTTTGCAccatatttaattcatattgaCTCATGTTCTGTTTTGGACTTAAAAATTTGTATCGACCAGTTTTATGGTAAGTACAATATTGCATTGCTGTATTTTTGGATTCATTTCTAATGATGATGTATTGAAATACCCAAATAACTAATTAGGAAAGCAACAACACAGGTTTGGAATATTTTATGGCTGAAAATTGTAACGTGTCCCATTGTGtgatattgtaatattgaaatCCCTATTTTATTAATGTAGTATATGGAATAGAATTTAGTGAGAGTTATTAGTATGATGATATATCATTTTGGCTTGCTTAACGCTTTAACGGAGACTTTTGCAAGTGTACTGACTGCCCCTGCAGGAGTTATTCAGCTTTCTGCCATTGTCACATCACTCATTTTATCTGGCTGTTGCCATTTACCATTTTGATCAGCTTActttttaaaaagaagtaaaaaagaagtattaaaaataataggaaCACGAACCTCAACTAAAATTTAGTCTTGACTTGAGTGTTCTCTACCTTCACATGGAAAACATTTGTAGCTGTGTGCATCGAGTTATCAATGGTTTTATTACATTCATGTGGAAATTTAGAACACACACAGGAAATACTTTCTAGCACACGTCTCACATGACAAAACATTTTgcactaaaaaataaatacaagaagtATCAGTTTTTCAAGCACAAATAgctttatagtaaaaaatttagaattatgcTTTATCTTTCTTTGTTAGGTTGGGTAAATACCTTAAATCCCAATTAGTTACCTGATTGTTAATCGAGAAATGAGACAAAAGGTCAGACTTTGAAAGACCTTCAACTTATTGTAAGatcaaagtatttattttgactataaataattattttaaggacGGAGGGACTTGGTTACATATGAGTGTGGTTGTGTTGGCGGTGTTTATGGTTTTCATGTGTTATCTGTGATCAATCAAATGACATTATTAACTTGAAACTTCCTTTCAGTTGAAATTTGACATTGAAGGAAAATCTTACAGGTATGAATCGTGGACTGGGTATCAACCATTATTCAGTGTACAGCTGTACTTGTGGAGTATATTTCATAGTAACTGTTGATCAAGTTTAGTACCTTTGAAAAAATTAGGGAATATACAACAAAAATGGAAATGTTCTGGATCAGTAAGAAAATTGAggatatgatattaaaaattggtAGTGGTACAGATacctgaaatttaattttatttgattaatatctcaaaaaataaaataaaatcgaaaCTGATCTATTCTAAAAAATTGCATAGAATACAAAGAAGAATACTGTACTGTATATGGAGAAACCGTTCTAAATATTAAtccaaagaaaaaaatattaacttctcCTGTTACAAACAAAGCATCATAAcaactaatgtaaataattataaaaaaatgttaatttacaaaGCTTAAAATGGATATTACATATTAGAAATCCAGTACCATTTATTGAATAGTAAGGAATTAATTCAACTGCCATATGCTTAATTAATCGTTTTATAATACTGGTACCTTTCCCACAACAATCACCAGATAAAAAATAGCAAAGATAAAAAACGCATCAGACATATGGAACAATTGCAGACTGACAGAACAATGATATGGAGAGGGCGTAGGTGGCAGAGAATAGGAGTCATTGACTTGAGTATTTCTCTTTTAAATGAATGTAAGATCTTACCCTTTCTaaaccatattttaataaaaacatttagagcACATGTGCAACCGGAAATTATAAtccagttttagttattttttatctcaTCTTTAATGTCCGTAATTTGCAACTTTTCCGTGCTATTATGATTTCAAAAAAAGGTTTAGAGTTTTGTCAGCCCTCCTTATTCATTCTACTTAATTCATCTTGCacatatttttacttatacatttatttgcttatctttttactaattatcaaatgAGAAAAGGTATTGAAAAAATACTACGAATAACTTAAGGTTATAACTAAAACGATTTTAGCaggtaaattaagtaatttattttgttaactttagCGTTTTCCCCTTCTATTTGTGTGTATTTTCTGTGTGCTTATACTCACACTAATACTGTATAAACAAaaatgggaaaataaaaaattatttctaatttgaGGGCTACTTTCTaatagaatgtttgttgtatttGCTATAACACAGAGATAATGGGCAGTGAAAGGAGATATTTTCACGTATACAACTGGAAAGACCAGGTTAATTTCAAGCTTAATTCATGATAGTATTATAAACTATGAtacttaatttaaacatattctttTCCCTTATTACGTTATTGTAAATACTTGTGCAACATTGGAATTAACTATTTTCAAAACTTGCAACAAGAAATGAAGTTAATTCCTCTAGTATACATATTATGATTGATATTTCTAGGCATTGCAATCCAGAATGGAGTTCTCAACCATAGCACGGTAACTCTCGCCACCAAACATCCAGTCAGCACAGGTATGTGATTACATCAAATTAGCCTACATATAGATCTGAGgatagaaattatataaaagttcTATCTCTAATGAGGCCATGATAATTGACTATGTTTCTTCTACTGAAGAAGGTAGGTGCTTTTAGATGTGTATTTCAATGAAATCACCATGGCACATGGCATTTGTTGAccgttttatattaaattactttctttaAAGGTCAGATGAATTCGGTATCTACAAATAAAGCGATTTGGTGGTGTGATAAGCCCGGTACTTTGTTGTAAagtgtagtaatatttttaaagtattaaggaGAAATATCTTGCAATTACTAGCTACAATAACTCTCtcttctttattattattgttctgtGAAACATTAGATGCTGGAGTGATGTAATATTCATACCTAGAAAAAATCGAGCTTTGTCAACGTAATGTCAACAATGTAATTCCATACGTTATGTATGTAATTCATTCCATATTCTGCTACAATGTCTGTTTAGGTTaatgatttaagtttatttttcgtgtatttaaaattatatccctAAATTTTGACCAGGGACCAGTGATTTTGAAAACATCTCGTTAATATAGGTATATAGGTTTATTTGATGGTTTTGCCTAGTTTCGTAAATACGTTTACATTATTTGTAGAtcaattaatgttataattgttttaattcccCCCAAGAATGTTTACAGAAGGCTGGTTTATACCTGTCGTAGAACCTACACGGGGTACAATGAATACAAATGACACATACATCTGGGCAATCCAGTGGATGTTCAGGAGTGGCA of the Homalodisca vitripennis isolate AUS2020 chromosome X, UT_GWSS_2.1, whole genome shotgun sequence genome contains:
- the LOC124369517 gene encoding max-binding protein MNT isoform X3; the encoded protein is MSSSGSILANGGGLEALLKAAKFVEEQEKQKLRRQSTVIRPNEDVVEGPRCEALIAVCHNGVHPLNTSSRVPTPPLPRHGSIIREVHNKLEKNRRAHLKECFETLKKQLPSSPDEKKTSNLSILHNAIRYIAVLKRKEREYEHEMEKLAREKIAHQQKLVTLKKELSAQWEHIDFNTLLPEVVEPEPRRISDLMNGRAAETGSDEDLVRTSTLYSSTSSLSSASPLHSDSVTHLTQQVVNSPGPPSLLMSPIPQLLPSTTIRMLPADTHFVHSHIPTTGIAIQNGVLNHSTVTLATKHPVSTESSTLMASGLLSHSLVVPQPSSFLLAAPSHISDKVMTGPVLKSISQVPQFLVKPAMVVVSAAANTPN
- the LOC124369517 gene encoding max-binding protein MNT isoform X2: MSSSGSILANGGGLEALLKAAKFVEEQEKQKLRRQSTVIRPNEDVVEGPRCEALIAVCHNGVHPLNTSSRVPTPPLPRHGSIIREVHNKLEKNRRAHLKECFETLKKQLPSSPDEKKTSNLSILHNAIRYIAVLKRKEREYEHEMEKLAREKIAHQQKLVTLKKELSAQWEHIDFNTLLPEVVEPEPRRISDLMNGRAAETGSDEDLVRTSTLYSSTSSLSSASPLHSDSVTHLTQVVNSPGPPSLLMSPIPQLLPSTTIRMLPADTHFVHSHIPTTGIAIQNGVLNHSTVTLATKHPVSTGDDGSSVEEHQSGASVPGQACHGGSQCGRKHSQLIITGFQIFILYYLLSRESMYIITPRVLYVIASNLVLRVFFNVLPVIIVVNCIVACRGS
- the LOC124369517 gene encoding max-binding protein MNT isoform X1, which translates into the protein MSSSGSILANGGGLEALLKAAKFVEEQEKQKLRRQSTVIRPNEDVVEGPRCEALIAVCHNGVHPLNTSSRVPTPPLPRHGSIIREVHNKLEKNRRAHLKECFETLKKQLPSSPDEKKTSNLSILHNAIRYIAVLKRKEREYEHEMEKLAREKIAHQQKLVTLKKELSAQWEHIDFNTLLPEVVEPEPRRISDLMNGRAAETGSDEDLVRTSTLYSSTSSLSSASPLHSDSVTHLTQQVVNSPGPPSLLMSPIPQLLPSTTIRMLPADTHFVHSHIPTTGIAIQNGVLNHSTVTLATKHPVSTGDDGSSVEEHQSGASVPGQACHGGSQCGRKHSQLIITGFQIFILYYLLSRESMYIITPRVLYVIASNLVLRVFFNVLPVIIVVNCIVACRGS